One Papaver somniferum cultivar HN1 unplaced genomic scaffold, ASM357369v1 unplaced-scaffold_35, whole genome shotgun sequence DNA window includes the following coding sequences:
- the LOC113342264 gene encoding uncharacterized protein LOC113342264 translates to MSTFKALYGYNPPHLAFPLHFDTTVEAVEDYLKNKDIVLNILKDTLLRAQERMKLFADLKRTDRIFEVGDMVYLKLQPYRQASLALRKSFKLQAKYYGHFKVIQKVGNLAYKLLLPPGSRIHPVFHVSQLKKQIGVSHIPSPQLPVVDHEGPIVIDPADILATRTFSRNVSDILQLLIQLTNASAENATWEDATHIAAHFPDLYP, encoded by the coding sequence ATGAGTACATTCAAAGCTCTGTATGGTTACAATCCTCCTCACCTTGCTTTTCCCTTGCACTTTGATACTACTGTGGAAGCTGTGGAGGACTACTTGAAGAATAAGGACATTGTTTTAAACATTTTGAAAGACACTCTCTTAAGGGCTCAAGAGAGAATGAAGTTGTTTGCTGATTTGAAGAGAACTGACAGGATTTTTGAGGTGGGTGATATGGTTTATCTCAAACTTCAACCCTACAGGCAAGCTTCTCTTGCTTTGCGCAAGAGCTTCAAGTTACAGGCAAAATATTATGGTCATTTCAAGGTGATTCAGAAGGTAGGCAACCTGGCTTATAAATTACTACTACCTCCAGGCTCTAGAATCCACCCAGTGTTCCATGTATCCCAGCTTAAGAAGCAGATTGGTGTGTCTCATATCCCTTCTCCTCAGCTACCTGTGGTGGATCATGAAGGTCCGATAGTGATTGATCCTGCTGATATTTTAGCCACCAGAACTTTCTCCAGGAATGTCTCTGATATATTACAACTCCTTATCCAATTGACCAACGCCTCTGCAGAAAATGCCACTTGGGAGGATGCCACACACATTGCTGCTCACTTTCCAGATTtgtatccttga